ACCGCACCGAGCAGGCCAAGCGACTCAAGACGGCCGAGCGCGAGCTGGCGATGCTGGGCAAGGTCAACCCGCTCGCGCTGGAGGAGTTCTCCGCGCTGGAGGAGCGTCACCAGTTCCTCTCCGAGCAGCTGGACGACCTGCGCAAGACCCGCGAGGACCTGCTCGAGATCGTCGCCGACGTCGACGCCAAGGTCGAGCAGGTGTTCACCGAGGCCTGGGCCGACGTCGAGCGCGAGTTCAACGACGTGTTCTCGCGCCTGTTCCCCGGCGGCGAGGGCCGCCTGATCCTCACCGACCCGTCGGACATGCTCGCGACCGGCATCGACGTGGAAGCGCGGCCGCCGGGCAAGAAGGTCAAGCGGCTGTCGCTGCTCTCCGGCGGCGAGCGCTCGCTGGTGGCCGTCGCGTTCCTCGTCGCGCTGTTCAAGGCGCGACCCAGCCCGTTCTACATCCTCGACGAGGTCGAGGCGGCGCTCGACGACACGAACCTCGGCCGCCTCCTGGAGATCTACGAGGAGTTGCGCGCCAACTCCCAGCTCATCGTGATCACGCACCAGAAGCGCACGATGGAGGTCTGCGACGCGCTGTACGGCGTCACGATGCGCGGGGACGGCGTCTCGGCCGTGATCAGCCAGCGCCTGCGCGAGGAGGAGTCCGCATGAGCAGCCCCCACGGCACGTTCACGATCACCACGCGCTGGGAGGACGAGGACGTCTACGGCCACGTGAACAACGTGAAGTACTACTCGTACTTCGACACGGCCGTGAACGGCTACCTCATCCGCGAGACCGGCACCGACATCCGCCGGCTGCCCGCCTACGGGATCGTGGCGGAGTCCTCGTGCCGCTTCCTGCGTGAGCTCAAGTTCCCGCT
This genomic interval from Aeromicrobium choanae contains the following:
- a CDS encoding acyl-CoA thioesterase, producing MSSPHGTFTITTRWEDEDVYGHVNNVKYYSYFDTAVNGYLIRETGTDIRRLPAYGIVAESSCRFLRELKFPLDVVAGLKVTKLGSSSVVYEISLHQGDDPEPAAIGRFVHVYVTGEDRKVTPIPDVIRTVLEPLTV